The genomic stretch ATAGGTGACATCAATTATAGTAGGGGTTTTGTATTAACAAATCGTTCGCTTCAATCTCGGTCTGACTTATCGGCAAGAAAAGCGCATTGTCGTTATTGAGTACGGTACGCAACCACGACTCTCCGGCCTGTGTGTTGTATTTCAAGACGTTGTTGACAAGGAACAATTCTTTGTACTCGTTGTTGTTCCGACGTCCGAAACGGAGGAAGTCATACCAAGCCTTGCCCTCTCCCACCAATTCGAGCGTACGCTCATAGAGCACCAGTTCGAGCATGGAAGCCTCATCGAGCGATGCAACGCCAACGGGCGTAGCCTCGTATTCGATTTCGAGGTTGGAGCGGGTGCGTATCTGGTTGATAAGCGCCATGGCAGCGGCCTTGTCATCATCATTCTCACCGTGGCTGCGCAGAATGAGCGCTTCGGCTTTCATGAGCATCACATCGGCGACACGATAGATGATGTAATTGGGGTCGTAGTAAGAAACGGTGCGTTTGTCGGAGAGAGTCTGCGAACCGAGATATTTCCACACATACGACACGGTGGCCGACTCATAGGTGGTGGGGTCGGAGACATAATATCCGCCATACATCGTGCGCACGGCCTCTTTGAGATCCACGAGTGTCTCGGTGTACTCATCGCCGAACTCCTGGGTCAAGGCCAAAGAGATGCAATAATTGGCATCGACATCGACATCGTCGAAGATTTTGGGCAGCGTATTGGTCTGCTCCTCTTCGTAGTTCCATTGCAACTCAAATATCGACTCGTTGCTGTTTCCGGGATTGAACATCGAGAACCAGCTCGAATGGGTCGGGGTAGAAAGGAATGCGGGAGCATAGGGACTGTTCGATTCCAAGATGCCATCGCAATAGGTAATGGCAGCTTCATAATCTTCGGCCCAAAGGCACACATCGGCACCGAGGGCATAGAGAGCCCACTTGGTGGCACGCCCCTTGGTTTCCCAGGCGGTATCGAACGACTCCTTGGCGGCACCCGTCGCGAGAGCGGTTCTTATATCCTCGCGGATTTGCGCTATGATTTCGGCTTCACCGGCCTTGGGTACCTTCGTGGCGTAAGAGTCGTCTTCATAAGGCTCGGTAATGAGCGGTGCATCACGCCAGTTGCGCACGATATAGAAGTAACAGAGCGCACGCAAGAAATAAGCCTCGGACTGATGCGAAAGCATTTCCGACATCTGGTAGGTATCATCGACCTTCTGTGCATCGGGCGCCCGTTTTATCACCGCGTTGGCCACGTTGATGATTTCATAGAGGTCACACCAGGTACACAAGTCCTTATCGGTAGGTTTTACCTGGAACTCCTGCAACTTGCTCCCTTTGCTGGCATAAACACAACCGGCGCGCAACTCGCCCCAAGGTATCAGGTAAGGCACTACCATATCACGCAAGTAATAGTACCCGGCATTGAGCACGGCATCTACATCGGCTTTGGTCTGCCAGAAAGTTATACTCGGCTGTGAATTTTCGGGATATACTTCGAGCCAATCCTTGCAGGCGGTCGTCGAAAGCATAACTCCGAATCCCAAAGCGATTGCGGCATATTTTATATTTTTTATCTTCATAGCTTTTCCGATTAGAAGTTAATGTTAAATCCGAACGAGAAGCGGCGGCTGCGAGGCGTTTGGGCATCGTCTTCGGACAAATCTGTCACTTTCGAAGGAAGACTCACTTCGGGGTCTTGTCCTTTGTAGTTGGTAAAGGTCAAGAGGTCATAACCGGTAACAAATATATTCAGCCCATTGATTTTCATCTTCTTGCAGATATTTTTTGGTATGCTGTAAGAGAGCGAAAGCGTTTTGAGGCGGAGGAACGAGCAATCCTCGACGAAGCGGTCAGAACCCAGATAGTTCAATCCGTAGTTATAGAGCGCGCGCGGGATTTCGGTCTGATCGCCCTCGGTACGCCAGCGGTTGAGCACGGCGGTACTTTGGTTGTCGCGGTTATACATGGCCTCGGCGTCCATGCGGGCGGTATTGATAACCTTCTGACCCAAGCGGTAGTGGAAGAATATCGTCAAGGCCAGATTTTTCCACTTCACGTTGACACCACCACCACCGGTCACCATCGGGTTGCAGTTACCAAGGTAAACGACGTCGTTTTCGTCGATTTTACCATCGTGGTTGATATCCTCGTACTTGGCATCACCGGGGTAACATACATACGTTCCGTTCTTCATGACAATGGGCTCGCCATTGAGGTTATACATGATGTTGTTCTCGGCATCGCGGGCATAAGTATCTTCGGTATTCTGATATACTCCCTGGTAACGGAATCCGTAGAACGAACCGACAGCCACGCCGGTTTCGAGGCGTTGGGCATAAGAGCCGTTCGAGAGGGAGAAGGTCTCTTCGGAGAGGTTCTCGGGAAGTTCGAGAATCTTGTTCACGTTGCGGTTGATGTTGAAGTTGGCCGACACGGTCCAATCCTTGTTGCGGAATATTTCATAATCGATGCGATACTCCCAACCGGTATTGCTCAACTTACCCGAGTTGTAGTAAGCCAACTGGCCGCTCGAATATCCCACCGTAGAGGGAATCTTCACTTTGGTCTGCAACAAGTCATCGGTCACTTTATGGTAGTAATCGAAGGTCATGGTCATCTTGTTGTCCATGAAGCCGAGGTCGGTACCGATGTTGTACTCGGTCGAGGTCTCCCATTTCAGGTTGTTGAGTTGCATCGAGTTGGGAGCGATGGCGGCATTGGTGTTGTAGTTGCCGATGGCCGAGTAGGTTCCGATATAGGGAGCCGTTCCGCTGGGAGCGTTACCACTTTGTCCCCAGCTGGCACGGAGTTTCAACTGGTTCCACCAGTCGAGCGATTCCATAAAATACTCGTCCTGCATGTGCCAGGCCACACCCACGGAGGGGAAGATACCCCAACGGTTTTCTTTGGCCAAAGAAGAGCGGCCCTCACCGTTGACGGTAAAGCTGAACACATAACGGTCGAGCAGGTTGTAATTGATCATACCCACAGCACCCATGATGCGCGACTCCGAGGTTCCCGACCCGAGTTCCACGATAGAACCGCCGGCTACGGGGTCGGACATACCGGGTGAGGCTACACCGTAAACGGCTTCGGCCGAGTTGGAGCTGCGCGATTGCTCGGTGCGCCACAAGGCGGTAGCCGTGAGACCGTGAATGCCAAACTGACGGCGGAAGATAAACTTGTTCTCGGTTTGCAACGAAAGGTTGTTGGAATAACCGTCGTAGCTATAATTGGCGTTGCTGTTGTCAATCGAGAAGTCGCCGGCCGTCTGCGGCAGGAACTGACGGGTCTTGACGGTTTTGAACTTCATGGCCACCCAACCGGTCCAAGTCAAGCCGGGAAGGATATGGTAATTGGCCCGATAGGTCATGCGTTCCTCCCGTTGGTAGGTCTTGTTGTAGCTCTCATTGGCCATGATAATGGGGTGATAGTTCTTCTCACTTCCATAAGCACCCTGGAACTCTTCGGCGTTCTGACGAATGAAATAGTTGTCGGTAGGCAGGCCGGTGGCATCGTCGATCCAATAAGGGCTCTTGTTGGGCATCTTGCGCATAGCCTCGGAACGGACGTTGTCCAAATAGGGTTCATCTTTTTGGGTATCGGTGTAGGCAAACTCGGCATACATGTCGAACTTGTCGGAGAAGCGGTAGGTCAAGTTGTAGTTGGCCGTGATACGGTCGAGACCGGTTCCGACGCTGGTACCACCTTCGTTCATGTAAGAGAGCGAGAAGCGGTAAGTGGCTTTTTCACCACCACCCGACATCGAGAAGCTGTTATCGTAAATCCAAGCATTCTTGGTAATGGCCGAGAGCCAGTCGGTATCGGCATTATACTCATCGAAATAACGCCATGTGGGCATGTATCCGATTTCGGGGGTATCGAACAGCAGTTCGAGAAGCGACGAAGAGTTTTGGATACCTTGTGCATTGGCCGTGTTCCAGATGGCGTCTTGCATATAGGCCACATACTGGTCGCCGTTGAGCATCGGTATCGATTCGGGCTCGACTTTCACCGTGAACTTCGACGAGAAGGTGAAATTGGTTTTTCCGCGGGCACCTTTCTTGGTCGTAATCAAGAGCACGCCGTTGGCGGCCTTCGTTCCGTAAATAGCGGTAGAGGCGGCATCTTTCAATACCTCGACCGACTCGATATCATAGGGGTTGAGGTTCAACATGTCGGCAAAATCCTCATTGTTGGCCGTGTTGAAGTCGAAGCTGTCGTCAATGTCGGTCGAATAGGGCACACCGTTGATGACGATGAGAGGGTCGGTGTTTGAGTTCAAGGTCGCCGTACCACGGATACGAATCGAACCTTTGGAACCGGGGTCACCACCCGAGAGAATATCCACACCGGCGAGACGTCCTTGCAGAGCCTCTTCGATAGAGGATACCGGCAGGGTTTCCACGACACTCGACATGTTGATTTTCTGGGTAGCAGCGGTTTGTTCACGCACCGAAATACCCATGTCGGACATCTCGGCACGCTGGGCGGCCACCGTCACCTCGCCCAGCTCTTGCGAACTCGACTCCATGACGACGGTCAGGGTTTTCTGACCGGTGTAGGCGATACGCTGGGTTTCCATACCGATGAACGAGAACACGAGGGTTGCTGCACCGGAAGGAACACGGAGCGAGAAGGCACCATTGACATCGGTGGTCACACCGGTCAAGACACGGCGCTGGTCGTTCTCTATCGAGACGTTCACGCCAATGGAAGGCTCATGCTTTCCTTGAATGATTTCATATACTTTACCCGATATAAAGCCCGAATTTGTCTGTGCCGATAGGGTCGTGCTGAGAAGCAGGCACAGCAACAGAAGGCTAAACCGGAGCGGATTTGCGTTGAGAATTCTGTTTTTCATAATACCCCATTTATAAAGTGTACACAACCATCGTCAAAGACGAAGGGGAAATAATCATAATCACCAACAATGGCCACTTCGCCATTGTAACCGTCTTCGGCCACCTTCACGCTCATCGAAGAGCCGTTGTCATAGACATTGAGATGCACGGCAATCGTCTGCACGGCACCGTCGACAACCTCGGTGCGCGAGTTGAGGGTGATCAGGCCGCCTTCGGCCTCGGTATCCTCACCCCAGCCGAGGAAGGGGAAGTTCGATATGACTGCGGTGCTGAGCGGCACGAAATAGACTTTCAGGTAATCTTGCAAGGCGGCAAGGTCGGTCACCACGGAGGCGGCAAAGAAATCGGCCGTCGTAGCGTCGGCGTTTGCCGTCGTCGTGATACCGGGTATCTTACCGGCGACAATCGCCTCTTTTACCGCCCGGTTGGTAGGAATAAACATGAGGCAACTCTCGGTCATGAGGGTAAGAGACTGCGACTCCTCATCGATCATCTGACCGGTCATCAGCAACTGCATGAAGGCATTGAAGAGGGTGGTCTCATCGTTGCGGTGGGCATACATCATGGGGACGAAGTTGGAATAAAGCGCGTTGTCGAGACTACCCTCGAAAAGCTTTTGAGCACGGGTGCCGTCGTAAGAATAGGCACGACCGTTGGACCAATCCTCCCCGCGGAACTTCAACTCTTCAAATTCACAATACACATCGGCTTCGGTCGTGGCGTTGCCCGTGTAGGTGATGAGGTTGTTGAAAAGGAAACTGTTGGTAATTTTCCCGTCCTTGACATACCAGTAGAGACGATAGTCGGGAGAGAGTGTTCTGAACACATGGTTGCCCGAGAGCGGCAGCTCGGTGAGAGTGGTGGTAGAACCGTCGAGCGAAACGACATGGGCATAGACATAACGTTGCTGTGCCGAGCTCGAAAGGTTCGACATATTGATTTCCAACCTCTTATCATCTACCGCATCGTAGGTGATGCCGTTGTAGGCCATCTGCGTGTCGGAGGGATAGAGCACGATATAATTCATCTCATTGGAACAAAGGGTGCTGATGAGGTCGGAATTGCTGAGCATCATCTGGAAGTTGTTGTAACGCTTGTATTGGTAGGCCGGGCCGGTCACCGCATTGTACTGGGCAGGGGGCGTGAGCACGTCGCAACCATAAAGCGTGCCGTTGACACAAACCTTGCGGTTTTCCTGGGGAACGGCATCGACGTCGAAGTTAATCACCATGCCCGACGAGTTCTTGATGTCGCCACGGGTAATCTCCTCGGGGAAGACCACGGAGGCGGTATAGACACTGTTGACGAGAATATCCTGGATAACCGAAGTCTTCACCGAATCCCACACCACTTCGTTGCCGGGATAACCGGTTCCTTCGACGCCGAAATATTCCATATAGAAATTGTCAAGCGCCTCATTGGTAGGAGCGAACACACTATATGAAACCGACGAAAGGGTCGACATCTGCGTATAATCGGTCACCGGCCATTCACTGGCAATGTTGGCCATGGGAGCGCGGTGATAATGCTGGTAGAGGTCTTTCCCGTTTCCATAGTCGATGGTGAGCTGCTCGTCTTTCACATAATCGCTGTATACATCATAGAAGTCGAGGAAACGGGAGTAATTTCCACTCTTGTCCAACTCGGCATAGATGGTATTCAGCGGTTCGAGCACCTGATCGATGAGATAGACATATCCGGTAGCCGTGACGATGGAATATTCATCGACCGACGCATTCGACACGTTGAATCCATTGGCACCCGTCCACTGCGAATTGGGATAAAAATATTCATAGTTATACTGGGCATCGATCAACTTGGTCTGGAACATGCGATAAGAAAAAATCGGAAGGAAACGTTCCAAATGGTAAACATAGCCTTCAAGACCCGTGGTATCGTTTACCACCTCATAAGTAAGATCGTCCTGGCTTTTGGTGCGGAATTTATAATAAAGCCCGGCATTCACCATGAGCTCCTCGTCGGTCGCGCCATCGCCTTCATCGGGACGGAAATTGATCAACTTGCTCTTGTCGAACGAATAATAGAGAATGTGGAAACCGATGAGTTTCTTCACCGTCTCGGCACTGAGCTCCTCGATCGAATTCACGCCACATTCGTTTTTGAGATAAGCCGCAAAGGCTTCATCGTTGGGCGCCATCACCGTGTAAACACCCTTCCCTTGGAGAATGGGAGCATATCCGGCCATGTCGACACCTTTGAGGAAAATGGTGTAATTGCCTCTTTCTTGCAACGTTTCATAGATACTCCCTTTCAGCGACTCCGGCGTATCGTAATACGAGAGATTGTCCTGACAAGAAGTCCAAAAAACAGCCAAACAAAGCACACCGCATAGCACAACGTACTTTCCAAATGCGTTTTTCATAGATTCTCGATAACTTTAAGTGTGTTATGTAATATATATGTTTTTCACAAAATAAGGTTTACAAGACAACGCGTCTCGCCCGCCGGAATTCCGACGAACGAAACGGCGGTGTAATCTTACTGTATGATGAGCGATTCCCGATTGCTGAGAATGTAGTGTCCCCGCGGCAACTTGCCAAACAGCTCACTATACGGCACCTGTTTGAGAATGAGGATACCTACCGTATTGTAGACATCGACCAAGCGGTCGGGATCGGATTGCACATACTCCTCGGCGACAGAGCTGGTAACATTCTCCACCGAAAGCGTAATGATGGCTCCTACCTGGTTACCCGAAAAGCGAAACGGGAGCGTCCCCGTAACCGGCTCGTCAAAAGGAATCGTATGGGTCGCGGTGCCTCCTGCCGATTTCAACGGAAAGGCATATTGCGACGGAGGATAGGTAACCCCGTTCAACTCAGACAGGTAACCTGCGGCATCGTCATAATTGGTATAGGCTTCGACTTTGAAAGCCGTCACCTGCTTCCCCGTGGGAATATTTATTGTAAAATCGACATTTCTCGAATATTTGATAGCCGTGGCATTTCCCGTGGCATATCCTTTTCCCGAAGAGATGGAAAAACCGTTGTTGAACACCCAGTTTCCGGAGGCGTCATTCTCGGTATAGGTCGTCGAGGAAAAAACCACGTCATACGAGCCGACGATATTCTCCGAATCCTTAATCTCGCCCAGCAACTCGCCATCGGAGGTACAACCCTCCATAATATCGGCTACCAAGCCGTTGATATACAATTCGAGCATGGTATATCCCTCGACATCGGTATCGTTGCGGTCATCGGGATTGTTCGGGTCGAGGCCATGAGCCCGTTCCCAATCGTCGGGCATGCCGTCACCGTCGCTGTCAAGGGGCGCCGGGGTCGATTCCAACTCGGGCCAACCCGTAGTACCATCGGCATACTGACAGTCGTCTTGCGAGTCGATAATTCCCGGCAGATTGGAGCCACTGGTAAAGGTAGCTTTGTTCTCCCGCACATCGGCTACCATAATAGAGTCGTGGGCATCACGAGAGTAGCATGCACCTGCATATTGAAGCACTTTTTCATAGGCCACTTCGGCGGTATGAGTGGTCGTCGCATAAAATTTGAGCGGAGCGTCGAGGCGCATCGTGTCTTTGGTCACAGAAGTAAAGGTATTGTCGTTACCCGAGTTGGAGATTTGGGCATAAATACCTTTGGTCCAGTTGTCGGCCGTCACTTCGGCATTCCCCTCCATGACATTGCCGTCGACATAGAACTGTCCCCAATGGTGCAACATCGGATACCAACCGTTGTATGACCCATCGGGATTGGTGCAATATTCAAGGGTGCGAATGCCAATAGCGGCAATGCGATAAGTGACCGCCCCCCCTTTTTTGCGTGTGGCGGGACCGGGCTTATAATAGTTGTTGTAAATATTCACGTCCATGCCTTCACCTCCGTAGCAACCGTTACCGGCCCAGTTGTAAATGACATTGTTGCGCATGTCGAGCAATTCCTCCGTCTGCGTACCCGGGCGCGGGCCGAGGCGCGGTGTGCGGCTTTCGTGGTGGCACAACAGGTTGTGGTGATAGGAGGCTCCTTTGCCGCCCCAGTTTCCACCGTAGCCGTGGGCTCCCTTGCTATGGCCTGAATTGCGGAGGCTTTGCGAAATGATACACCACTGCACCGTGGCATTTTCATTACCATAAATCGAGCAGCACTCGTCGATGCTCCAACTGATGGAACAGTGGTCGACAATGATATTCGAACGATCCATTCCCCCCAAACCGTCACCTTCATGATTGGCCACGTTCTCATTTCCGAGGCGGAAACGGAGGAACCGGATAATAACGTTATTGGCACTGATGGTAAAGGGATAACCGGCTACACAGATACCGTCGCCGGGGGCCGTCTGTCCTGCCACGGTCACATTGCCTTGCGTAATGGCAAGAGGTGATTCCAAAAAGATTGTTCCTGAAACATCAAAAACAATGGTTCGAATTCCGGTTTGAGAAAGAGCCCAGCGCAGTGAACCTTCGCCACTGTCGTTCAAATTTGTCACATGGTACACGGCTCCACCGCGACCGCCGGTCACATATCGGCCATAGCCTTCGGCTCCGGGAAATGCCGGAAGATCCTCGGCTCTACCCATGGTCAAAGCCGAACAGAAACAGAGAATGAAGAGTAGCGTTTTTTTCATGGCATTCTTTTTATCGTGGCAAATTTCTTAATCCTCCATCAAAATCGAGAGGATTTTTTGCCCAAACAGGTGTACTTTTTCTCCTGACGGCTTCTATTGTATTCCCAAAGTGGCTTTTTTGCCTTAATAATAAGGGTGAAACAATCGCACACACAGCCTCCTTCAATAGGCAAATATAGCAAAAAATATTTTAAGATTGCTATTAATCCTATTTTTTTTGACAGCCCTCCACAGAAAATTCGCATCTTTTTTTTCAGCTCAATCGACAACACGCCCCGCCTTTTTCTGAAATGTCACAAAAAGGTGTGCTCATTTACCCCCACCACCCTTTTTCGGACAGGCGCAAAAACAAAAAACACACGGGCAGAATAGCGGAGGAGATGATGATTGCGCGCGCGGAATATCCGATGGACACAACCACCATCTCCTCCCCAGGGACAAAGAGGTCACAGACCGCAAGGCTATTCCTCTCGCAAATATGTCGAGGGCGATTTGCCGGTTATCTTCTTGAAGCTGCGACTAAAATATTTGGGGTCGGTATAGCCCACCTTATAGGCGACCTCGGCAACCGAGAAATTCCTGGTCTGCATGAGTTGTATGGCCCGTTTGATGCGTATCACTTGCAGGAAATTGATGGGCGAATAGCCGACAAGTGCCTTGATTTTCCTGAAAAAGACACTGCGGCTGAGAGCCATCTCGTGGGCCAAGTCGTCGACACTCAAATCGGGATTCTCGATATTGGCCTCGATATAAGCCATCAACTGTTGCATAAATTGCTCATCGGCCGGCATGATAGAGAGCTCGGTCGGTTGATAATCGACCTCTCCGGCCGATTTTTGCTCGATGCTCTCCATATATTTCTCCCGCATGATTTGCTGTTGTTGCAGAATCATCGCCACCCGGGCTTTGAGCAACTGCGTGCTGAACGGCTTGACCATATACTCCGATATGCCGCTGTTGGCGCCCCGTATGCGGTCATCGAGGGTATTCTTGGCCGTAAGCACGACAATGGGAATGTGGCATGTCGTAGGATTACCCTTGATGCGCCCGGCCAACTCAAAACCGTCGACCACGGGCATCATGAGGTCGGTAATCACCAAATCGGGCATATATTCGAGGGTCATCTGCCACCCCTCCTCGCCGTTGGCCGCCGTGTAAACGTTGTAACTGCGTGTAAGGCAGTTACGCAAGAAAGAGCGCAAATCGTTGTTATCCTCGACCACAAGCACCGAAAAACGGTCGTCGCCCTCGGGCTCTTCGGCCTCGTCCGACGGGGAAGCGTCATCAGACTCCATATCGTCGTTCATGAGGAACTCCGTGCGCTCATCGTCTTCGAGGTGGGATTTGCCGGTGGGGAAGGTCACCTCAAACGTGCTGCCTTTCCCCTCTTCGCTCCGCACGTCGATAGCTGCATGGTGCAAATCGACCAGCTGTTTCACCAACGAAAGTCCAATACCCGTCGATTGCAAGTAGATATTGTTCTGCAATATCGTATCGAAACGCTGGAACAGATTGGCGATTTTCGATGGCTGTATGCCCACGCCCTGGTCTTCAACGGCAATCGACACCCGGTTGTCGCCGCTGGTCACACGCACGACGATGGATTTGCCCTGCGGAGTGTACTTGAAGGCGTTGGATATGATGTTGATGAATATCTTCTCAAACTTATCGCGGTCGGCCCACACATAGACCTCACCCTCTCCCATTTCGAGACGGAAATCGATTCGGTTCATGCGCGCCATATTCTCAAAGTTTTCCATGATGGTCTCCAACGACTCCCTCACGTTGAGTTTTTCGACGAGAAGACGCATCTTCTCATTTTG from Candidatus Caccoplasma merdavium encodes the following:
- a CDS encoding RagB/SusD family nutrient uptake outer membrane protein, translated to MKIKNIKYAAIALGFGVMLSTTACKDWLEVYPENSQPSITFWQTKADVDAVLNAGYYYLRDMVVPYLIPWGELRAGCVYASKGSKLQEFQVKPTDKDLCTWCDLYEIINVANAVIKRAPDAQKVDDTYQMSEMLSHQSEAYFLRALCYFYIVRNWRDAPLITEPYEDDSYATKVPKAGEAEIIAQIREDIRTALATGAAKESFDTAWETKGRATKWALYALGADVCLWAEDYEAAITYCDGILESNSPYAPAFLSTPTHSSWFSMFNPGNSNESIFELQWNYEEEQTNTLPKIFDDVDVDANYCISLALTQEFGDEYTETLVDLKEAVRTMYGGYYVSDPTTYESATVSYVWKYLGSQTLSDKRTVSYYDPNYIIYRVADVMLMKAEALILRSHGENDDDKAAAMALINQIRTRSNLEIEYEATPVGVASLDEASMLELVLYERTLELVGEGKAWYDFLRFGRRNNNEYKELFLVNNVLKYNTQAGESWLRTVLNNDNALFLPISQTEIEANDLLIQNPYYN
- a CDS encoding TonB-dependent receptor encodes the protein MKNRILNANPLRFSLLLLCLLLSTTLSAQTNSGFISGKVYEIIQGKHEPSIGVNVSIENDQRRVLTGVTTDVNGAFSLRVPSGAATLVFSFIGMETQRIAYTGQKTLTVVMESSSQELGEVTVAAQRAEMSDMGISVREQTAATQKINMSSVVETLPVSSIEEALQGRLAGVDILSGGDPGSKGSIRIRGTATLNSNTDPLIVINGVPYSTDIDDSFDFNTANNEDFADMLNLNPYDIESVEVLKDAASTAIYGTKAANGVLLITTKKGARGKTNFTFSSKFTVKVEPESIPMLNGDQYVAYMQDAIWNTANAQGIQNSSSLLELLFDTPEIGYMPTWRYFDEYNADTDWLSAITKNAWIYDNSFSMSGGGEKATYRFSLSYMNEGGTSVGTGLDRITANYNLTYRFSDKFDMYAEFAYTDTQKDEPYLDNVRSEAMRKMPNKSPYWIDDATGLPTDNYFIRQNAEEFQGAYGSEKNYHPIIMANESYNKTYQREERMTYRANYHILPGLTWTGWVAMKFKTVKTRQFLPQTAGDFSIDNSNANYSYDGYSNNLSLQTENKFIFRRQFGIHGLTATALWRTEQSRSSNSAEAVYGVASPGMSDPVAGGSIVELGSGTSESRIMGAVGMINYNLLDRYVFSFTVNGEGRSSLAKENRWGIFPSVGVAWHMQDEYFMESLDWWNQLKLRASWGQSGNAPSGTAPYIGTYSAIGNYNTNAAIAPNSMQLNNLKWETSTEYNIGTDLGFMDNKMTMTFDYYHKVTDDLLQTKVKIPSTVGYSSGQLAYYNSGKLSNTGWEYRIDYEIFRNKDWTVSANFNINRNVNKILELPENLSEETFSLSNGSYAQRLETGVAVGSFYGFRYQGVYQNTEDTYARDAENNIMYNLNGEPIVMKNGTYVCYPGDAKYEDINHDGKIDENDVVYLGNCNPMVTGGGGVNVKWKNLALTIFFHYRLGQKVINTARMDAEAMYNRDNQSTAVLNRWRTEGDQTEIPRALYNYGLNYLGSDRFVEDCSFLRLKTLSLSYSIPKNICKKMKINGLNIFVTGYDLLTFTNYKGQDPEVSLPSKVTDLSEDDAQTPRSRRFSFGFNINF
- a CDS encoding fasciclin domain-containing protein; the protein is MKNAFGKYVVLCGVLCLAVFWTSCQDNLSYYDTPESLKGSIYETLQERGNYTIFLKGVDMAGYAPILQGKGVYTVMAPNDEAFAAYLKNECGVNSIEELSAETVKKLIGFHILYYSFDKSKLINFRPDEGDGATDEELMVNAGLYYKFRTKSQDDLTYEVVNDTTGLEGYVYHLERFLPIFSYRMFQTKLIDAQYNYEYFYPNSQWTGANGFNVSNASVDEYSIVTATGYVYLIDQVLEPLNTIYAELDKSGNYSRFLDFYDVYSDYVKDEQLTIDYGNGKDLYQHYHRAPMANIASEWPVTDYTQMSTLSSVSYSVFAPTNEALDNFYMEYFGVEGTGYPGNEVVWDSVKTSVIQDILVNSVYTASVVFPEEITRGDIKNSSGMVINFDVDAVPQENRKVCVNGTLYGCDVLTPPAQYNAVTGPAYQYKRYNNFQMMLSNSDLISTLCSNEMNYIVLYPSDTQMAYNGITYDAVDDKRLEINMSNLSSSAQQRYVYAHVVSLDGSTTTLTELPLSGNHVFRTLSPDYRLYWYVKDGKITNSFLFNNLITYTGNATTEADVYCEFEELKFRGEDWSNGRAYSYDGTRAQKLFEGSLDNALYSNFVPMMYAHRNDETTLFNAFMQLLMTGQMIDEESQSLTLMTESCLMFIPTNRAVKEAIVAGKIPGITTTANADATTADFFAASVVTDLAALQDYLKVYFVPLSTAVISNFPFLGWGEDTEAEGGLITLNSRTEVVDGAVQTIAVHLNVYDNGSSMSVKVAEDGYNGEVAIVGDYDYFPFVFDDGCVHFINGVL
- a CDS encoding pectate lyase; this translates as MKKTLLFILCFCSALTMGRAEDLPAFPGAEGYGRYVTGGRGGAVYHVTNLNDSGEGSLRWALSQTGIRTIVFDVSGTIFLESPLAITQGNVTVAGQTAPGDGICVAGYPFTISANNVIIRFLRFRLGNENVANHEGDGLGGMDRSNIIVDHCSISWSIDECCSIYGNENATVQWCIISQSLRNSGHSKGAHGYGGNWGGKGASYHHNLLCHHESRTPRLGPRPGTQTEELLDMRNNVIYNWAGNGCYGGEGMDVNIYNNYYKPGPATRKKGGAVTYRIAAIGIRTLEYCTNPDGSYNGWYPMLHHWGQFYVDGNVMEGNAEVTADNWTKGIYAQISNSGNDNTFTSVTKDTMRLDAPLKFYATTTHTAEVAYEKVLQYAGACYSRDAHDSIMVADVRENKATFTSGSNLPGIIDSQDDCQYADGTTGWPELESTPAPLDSDGDGMPDDWERAHGLDPNNPDDRNDTDVEGYTMLELYINGLVADIMEGCTSDGELLGEIKDSENIVGSYDVVFSSTTYTENDASGNWVFNNGFSISSGKGYATGNATAIKYSRNVDFTINIPTGKQVTAFKVEAYTNYDDAAGYLSELNGVTYPPSQYAFPLKSAGGTATHTIPFDEPVTGTLPFRFSGNQVGAIITLSVENVTSSVAEEYVQSDPDRLVDVYNTVGILILKQVPYSELFGKLPRGHYILSNRESLIIQ